In the Pseudodesulfovibrio alkaliphilus genome, one interval contains:
- a CDS encoding AAA family ATPase, which yields MKLRTIHVKGFKSINAQDGQNIPFGDITVLLGANGSGKSNIVSLFEMLNFMTTGALQQYVGKHGASRLLFYGTKETKSVSLTFNFESDLAHSKYEVSLSHGLPDRLFVSGEKITYHRINPPSSRPQEYYLDAGGSESQLGNDSNKTSKTIYKLLSGIRTYQFHDTSDTAKIKDRGYVDDARYLRHNAGNLAAFLKMLKDNTNYKKYYDRIVRHIRRVMPQFHDFELTPITGNKDYVRLNWIDSLNSDYLFDPNQISDGSLRFMALATLLLQPPALLPQFIVLDEPELGLHPAAIAELASIVRSASKKTQILMATQSTRLVDEFSLDNLVVVERDDEQQCSTFQKFDSERLNEWLDRYSLSELWEKNVLGGQP from the coding sequence ATGAAGTTGCGAACAATCCATGTGAAGGGTTTTAAATCCATCAATGCTCAGGACGGACAGAACATCCCTTTTGGGGATATAACTGTGCTATTAGGTGCCAACGGTTCTGGAAAAAGCAATATAGTATCGTTATTTGAAATGCTTAACTTCATGACGACCGGCGCCCTTCAGCAGTATGTTGGCAAACATGGGGCAAGTCGCCTTTTGTTTTACGGAACGAAAGAGACCAAATCTGTTTCACTCACGTTCAATTTTGAATCGGATTTAGCTCATAGTAAATATGAGGTAAGTTTGTCACATGGGTTGCCGGATCGATTGTTCGTCAGCGGCGAGAAAATTACCTACCACAGAATCAACCCTCCATCGTCAAGACCACAAGAATACTATCTTGATGCTGGAGGCTCAGAATCGCAGCTAGGTAACGACAGTAACAAAACCAGCAAGACTATTTACAAACTGTTATCCGGCATTCGCACCTATCAATTTCATGACACGTCAGACACCGCCAAAATCAAAGATCGTGGCTATGTAGACGATGCCAGGTATCTTCGCCACAATGCAGGCAATCTAGCAGCATTTTTAAAAATGCTGAAAGATAATACCAATTACAAGAAATACTATGACCGAATTGTTCGCCACATCCGTCGAGTGATGCCTCAATTCCACGATTTCGAACTTACGCCTATTACTGGTAACAAGGATTACGTTAGATTGAACTGGATCGATAGTCTCAACAGCGATTATCTTTTTGATCCTAACCAAATATCAGATGGTTCGCTACGCTTTATGGCTCTAGCAACGCTCTTGTTACAACCACCTGCATTGCTGCCCCAATTTATAGTCTTGGACGAACCTGAACTTGGGTTGCATCCGGCGGCAATTGCTGAGTTGGCCAGCATTGTTCGTTCTGCCTCCAAAAAAACCCAGATACTTATGGCAACCCAGTCTACCCGACTGGTGGATGAATTCTCTCTTGACAATCTGGTGGTTGTCGAAAGAGATGACGAACAGCAGTGTTCAACATTCCAAAAATTTGATTCCGAACGACTGAATGAGTGGCTTGACCGCTATAGTCTCTCGGAGTTGTGGGAAAAAAATGTGTTGGGTGGGCAGCCATGA
- a CDS encoding SIS domain-containing protein has translation MCGIASFLSNRQWTKAPDATWLAPVAEAFERVVSGSDLMEAAAPLAELTERFYELMAFGLHLQLATAPATRQRLEAVRDAIRKLRGAASVKLEQGPRTDALEALREQLDDYLWQIDQEVLANVDRTLALMPPALAADTAARDRHFLAWGMEQVLESIDKLEVRGRDSAGVAVAFILPAGMDPELRLSPDQKAEFQDRCSIAHADTRQVLVRKLDDGRTACRFLYKVAQLVGQLGDNGAALRRFIVEDHLLWTMAEGLETLNIIAHTRWASNGIISVPNCHPVDGLVEGGVSTGLEKTMFVLNGDVDNYRTLVEETVVSKGAYIPPVISTDAKILPVLFHMDAPEDGDAEDRFRSVLKRCEGSLAVVMQNLSDFDSQFLAQKGSGQSFYVGRTIDGWLVASEAYGMAARARASYPIAVHRQGGVSVILRDDDPTDAVPVARFLDSGESVPLKPEKIEIFSRDIFRGEYSHYIEKEVHEAADSVRNTLHGKYLKEQGCATFLPEGFGNGPGLVARFSAASEPVRRIICVGQGTAAVAAMAVARLLRRSLAGSGIAIESYTGSELVGFMGDEGMDDVVLVPVSQSGTTTDTNRVVDLCRDRGAWVNCIVNRRNSPLVQKSDSYIYTSNGRDVEMAVASTKAFYSQVAAGKLLSLWLASELGTMDQASVLAEVEALEGLPALIEKVLEGKEAIAEVARKYAPVHRYWALVGNGANCVAAQEVRIKLSELCYKSIPCDVTEDKKHIDLSTEPLTLVMASDLPELVVTDTVKEVTIFKAHNGSPIVFCADDETRFDGVAEAVIKVPRVGGGLDFVTETVAGHWWGIAAAQAIDAHAEPFRAARITLGGMIADPAAWNRTQLLNQLNKCVDRIASGATDSALPARVAAALANYMLWLVNQSPSICAAEARLADILTILNKAIEEMTRPIDTIRHQAKTVTVGISRPQG, from the coding sequence ATGTGTGGAATCGCCAGTTTTCTGAGCAACAGACAGTGGACCAAAGCCCCAGACGCCACGTGGCTCGCCCCTGTGGCCGAGGCATTCGAGCGGGTCGTTTCCGGCTCCGACCTCATGGAGGCCGCCGCCCCGCTTGCCGAACTGACCGAGCGCTTTTACGAGCTGATGGCCTTTGGCCTGCACCTGCAACTGGCGACTGCCCCGGCCACCCGGCAACGCCTTGAAGCCGTGCGCGACGCGATCCGAAAGCTGCGGGGCGCTGCCTCGGTCAAGCTGGAGCAAGGACCGCGCACCGACGCCCTTGAAGCCCTGCGCGAGCAGCTCGACGACTATCTCTGGCAGATCGATCAGGAAGTGCTGGCCAACGTGGACCGCACCCTGGCCCTTATGCCGCCCGCACTGGCCGCCGACACAGCGGCCCGCGACCGCCACTTTCTGGCCTGGGGCATGGAACAGGTCCTTGAATCCATCGACAAGCTTGAGGTGCGCGGCCGCGACTCGGCCGGGGTGGCCGTGGCCTTCATCCTGCCTGCGGGCATGGACCCCGAGCTGCGCCTCTCCCCGGACCAGAAGGCGGAATTTCAAGACCGTTGCTCCATCGCCCACGCCGACACAAGGCAGGTGCTGGTGCGCAAGCTCGACGATGGCCGCACAGCCTGCCGCTTCCTCTACAAGGTGGCGCAGTTGGTGGGCCAGTTGGGCGACAACGGAGCGGCCCTGCGCCGATTCATCGTCGAGGACCATCTGCTCTGGACCATGGCCGAGGGCCTGGAGACCCTGAACATCATTGCCCACACCCGCTGGGCCTCCAATGGCATCATTTCCGTGCCCAACTGCCACCCGGTGGACGGGCTGGTGGAAGGCGGCGTGTCCACCGGGCTTGAAAAGACCATGTTCGTCCTCAACGGCGATGTGGACAACTACCGCACCCTGGTTGAAGAGACCGTGGTCTCCAAGGGGGCGTACATCCCGCCCGTCATCTCCACCGACGCCAAGATCCTGCCCGTGCTCTTCCACATGGATGCGCCCGAAGACGGCGATGCCGAAGACCGCTTCCGCAGTGTGCTCAAACGGTGCGAAGGCTCCCTTGCCGTGGTCATGCAGAACTTAAGCGACTTTGACAGCCAGTTCCTGGCCCAGAAGGGCAGCGGGCAGAGCTTCTATGTGGGCCGCACCATCGACGGCTGGCTGGTGGCCAGCGAGGCATACGGCATGGCCGCCAGAGCCCGCGCCTCCTACCCCATCGCCGTCCACCGCCAGGGCGGCGTCTCGGTCATCCTGCGCGACGACGATCCAACCGACGCCGTGCCTGTGGCCCGATTCCTCGACTCGGGCGAATCCGTGCCGCTAAAACCCGAGAAAATTGAAATTTTCTCCCGCGACATCTTCCGCGGCGAATACAGCCACTACATCGAAAAAGAGGTCCACGAAGCGGCCGACTCGGTGCGCAACACCCTCCACGGCAAATACCTCAAGGAGCAGGGATGCGCGACCTTCCTGCCCGAGGGATTCGGCAACGGGCCGGGGCTGGTGGCCCGGTTCTCCGCCGCAAGCGAACCCGTGCGGCGGATCATCTGCGTGGGCCAGGGCACGGCCGCCGTGGCCGCCATGGCCGTGGCGCGCCTCCTGCGCCGCTCCCTGGCGGGCAGCGGCATCGCCATCGAATCCTACACAGGCAGCGAACTGGTGGGATTCATGGGCGACGAAGGCATGGACGACGTGGTCCTGGTCCCGGTCTCCCAGTCCGGCACCACCACGGATACCAACCGCGTGGTGGACCTGTGCCGCGACCGGGGCGCCTGGGTCAACTGCATCGTCAACCGGCGCAATTCACCCCTGGTCCAGAAATCCGACTCCTACATCTACACCAGCAACGGACGCGACGTGGAGATGGCCGTTGCCTCCACCAAGGCGTTCTATTCACAGGTGGCGGCCGGCAAGCTGCTCTCCCTGTGGCTGGCCAGCGAGCTCGGCACCATGGATCAGGCTTCGGTCCTGGCCGAGGTTGAAGCCCTTGAGGGGCTGCCCGCCCTCATCGAGAAGGTGCTCGAAGGCAAGGAGGCCATCGCCGAAGTGGCCAGAAAATACGCGCCCGTCCACCGCTACTGGGCGCTGGTGGGCAACGGGGCCAACTGCGTGGCCGCGCAGGAGGTGCGGATCAAGCTCTCGGAGCTGTGCTACAAGTCCATCCCCTGCGATGTGACAGAAGACAAGAAACACATCGACCTTTCCACCGAGCCCCTGACCCTGGTCATGGCCAGCGACCTGCCCGAGCTGGTGGTCACGGACACGGTCAAGGAAGTGACCATCTTCAAGGCCCACAACGGCTCGCCCATCGTTTTCTGCGCCGACGACGAGACCCGGTTCGACGGGGTGGCCGAGGCGGTCATCAAGGTGCCCCGCGTGGGCGGCGGCCTGGACTTCGTGACCGAGACCGTGGCCGGACACTGGTGGGGCATCGCCGCGGCCCAGGCCATCGACGCCCATGCCGAGCCATTCCGTGCCGCACGCATCACCCTGGGCGGGATGATCGCCGACCCGGCAGCCTGGAACCGCACCCAGCTCCTCAACCAGCTCAACAAATGCGTGGATCGCATCGCCTCAGGAGCCACCGACTCGGCCCTGCCCGCCCGCGTGGCCGCCGCCCTGGCGAACTACATGCTCTGGCTGGTCAACCAGTCGCCCTCCATCTGCGCCGCCGAGGCCCGCCTGGCTGACATCCTGACCATCCTCAACAAGGCTATCGAGGAAATGACCCGGCCCATCGACACCATCCGCCACCAAGCCAAAACCGTCACCGTGGGCATCAGCAGACCCCAGGGGTAG
- a CDS encoding ABC transporter substrate-binding protein, which yields MSADFSGQSRGLGVELYRGAVAYFTQLNRSGGINGKPVVLVALDDGYQPEPAIRNTIDLIRRGDILCLFGYVGTPTVTRILPLLGGGAGAVKPLFFPFTGAQPQREPPHHRHVFNLRASYRQEVAGLVNRFVSLGRKRIAVLYQADAYGRSGWDGVRRALAVHGLTLAGEATYRRGTGFDASMAEQVRILGRSRPDAIIVVGTYAPGAAFIRDARDAGLDVPIANLSFVGSENMLELLVSLSRERGLDYTRHLVNSQVVPSYEDMSLPAVCEYRQLMDAVDPAPPEGSDPHFRTFRYSFAGFEGYLNAVVMTRVLRNLEENPALGLVGAAESVRDMDLGIDVPVSFGPERHQGLDRVYFTTVEGDAFVPVSEAHWEAWRP from the coding sequence ATGTCCGCCGACTTCAGCGGGCAGAGCCGGGGGCTGGGGGTGGAGTTGTATCGCGGGGCCGTGGCCTACTTCACCCAGCTCAACAGGAGCGGGGGCATCAACGGCAAGCCCGTGGTCCTTGTGGCCCTCGACGACGGCTATCAGCCTGAACCGGCCATCCGCAACACCATCGACCTGATCCGCCGTGGCGACATCCTCTGTCTGTTCGGTTATGTGGGAACGCCTACCGTGACGCGCATCCTGCCGCTTCTGGGCGGCGGGGCGGGTGCGGTCAAGCCGCTTTTCTTTCCCTTCACCGGGGCCCAGCCTCAGCGCGAGCCGCCCCACCATCGGCATGTCTTCAATCTGCGGGCGTCCTATCGGCAGGAGGTGGCGGGGCTGGTCAACCGTTTCGTCTCCCTTGGCCGCAAGCGCATCGCCGTTCTCTACCAAGCCGACGCCTACGGGCGCAGCGGCTGGGACGGTGTGCGCCGGGCCTTGGCGGTTCACGGCTTGACGTTGGCGGGGGAGGCCACCTACCGGCGCGGCACCGGGTTTGACGCCTCCATGGCCGAGCAGGTGCGCATCCTGGGCCGCTCGCGGCCCGACGCCATCATCGTGGTGGGAACCTACGCCCCCGGCGCGGCCTTCATCCGCGACGCCCGCGACGCCGGGCTGGACGTGCCCATAGCCAACCTTTCCTTCGTGGGCAGCGAAAACATGCTGGAATTGCTCGTCTCCCTGAGCCGGGAGCGCGGCCTCGATTACACCCGCCATCTGGTCAATTCCCAGGTGGTGCCGAGCTACGAGGATATGAGCCTCCCCGCGGTATGCGAGTATCGACAGCTCATGGACGCGGTGGACCCGGCCCCTCCGGAGGGATCTGACCCGCACTTTAGGACTTTCCGCTACAGCTTCGCCGGGTTCGAGGGGTATCTCAATGCCGTGGTCATGACTCGGGTTCTGCGGAATCTCGAGGAGAATCCGGCCCTTGGCCTGGTTGGCGCGGCAGAGTCGGTCAGGGACATGGACCTTGGCATCGATGTGCCTGTCAGCTTCGGTCCCGAGAGGCACCAAGGGCTTGACCGGGTGTATTTCACCACAGTGGAGGGGGACGCCTTCGTGCCTGTGAGCGAGGCCCATTGGGAAGCGTGGCGCCCATGA
- a CDS encoding ATP-binding protein, translated as MGVVRKFAAALGSMLVLILLVAAVGIAALFVLEKKAGDIVADSMRMQRMALEMDSRLQLARQAERDFRQRINDLGMAGARRVYVPEFAQRLAEAGRNAAWLRDMGRFGGEAGGMAADTAARLKELSASIERYGALFGRVVDLAGTVGVEDQSFVRAHGEMEGEYLRLTSLVRQMAAAATDRARDAHQEIARSSWLIRAMLIASVLLALLLAASIIGVIHRTVARSIVLLSNTATELSLGNLEARAKISSDDEFGRLALSINAMAQRITALVNDLEGRATMASERLVEAIDAISEGFMLYDHRERLIIANAMARKLFPEGDRLLLPGITVEQVCRHVAGSGLFPNAVGREEEWVLERLERHRTLGPPVSEPLSNGRWAVVTTYRSGRGETVVVITDITERKRAADVLTTRNSDLEGLVRERTKVLVEKAMELREANTRLMELDELKSAFLSSVSHELRTPLTSLLGFSKIIRRDFTRIFMPLAESEEARRLGERIQSNLEIMGSEGERLTRLINDVLDLSRIESGREDWRFTEVDMTGAVNRAVGAASGLLTPKSQVRLVLRRMEPVPSVHADADRVHQVLMNLLSNAIKFTDFGEVAVDLYLDGQGMVRLRVEDTGRGIRGRELEQIFDKFHQAHKGDTLIEKPSGTGLGLAISRQIVEHYQGRIWAESQLGRGTVMNVSLPPAASGDRPLVLVVDDDPATRDYLSMLLKREGYGVHAACDGEQALAQAARRKPALITIDILMPGMGGREAIRALRGDGRLADIPILVVSVAEACHSAGGDAALIKPVNADAFIGAVHALIGDSAPPRPVLALGGVTEPGRCRLPGLCGQSVTRCSEEEMWTILGDGFEGTVVVPEAMACSLDLPRLCSRASVQVLLLPDAPAAALADAPLAG; from the coding sequence ATGGGGGTCGTTCGCAAATTCGCGGCGGCTCTCGGGTCCATGCTTGTCCTTATTTTGCTGGTGGCGGCGGTAGGGATCGCCGCCCTTTTCGTGCTGGAGAAGAAGGCCGGGGACATCGTGGCCGACTCCATGCGTATGCAACGGATGGCCCTGGAGATGGACTCCCGGCTCCAGTTGGCGCGACAGGCCGAGCGGGATTTTCGCCAGCGCATCAACGACCTCGGCATGGCCGGGGCGCGACGTGTCTATGTTCCCGAGTTTGCCCAGCGTTTGGCCGAGGCCGGGCGAAATGCCGCGTGGTTGCGCGACATGGGCCGTTTCGGGGGCGAGGCCGGGGGCATGGCCGCGGACACGGCTGCGAGGTTGAAGGAACTGAGCGCATCCATCGAGCGTTATGGAGCGCTCTTTGGCAGGGTTGTGGATCTGGCCGGGACCGTGGGGGTGGAGGATCAGTCCTTTGTCCGCGCCCATGGCGAGATGGAGGGCGAATATCTGCGTTTGACCTCTCTTGTCCGGCAGATGGCCGCCGCTGCCACGGACAGGGCCCGCGACGCCCATCAGGAGATAGCCCGGTCAAGTTGGCTGATCCGCGCCATGCTTATCGCTTCGGTGCTTCTGGCGCTTCTTCTGGCGGCCAGCATCATCGGCGTCATCCATCGCACGGTGGCCCGCAGCATCGTGCTTTTGAGCAACACGGCCACGGAGCTGAGCCTGGGAAATCTCGAAGCCAGGGCCAAGATCTCCAGCGATGACGAGTTCGGCAGGCTGGCTCTCTCCATCAACGCCATGGCCCAGCGCATCACCGCCCTGGTCAACGACCTGGAGGGACGGGCGACCATGGCCAGCGAACGGCTGGTGGAGGCCATCGACGCCATCTCCGAGGGCTTTATGCTCTACGACCATCGCGAGCGGCTGATCATCGCCAACGCCATGGCCAGAAAGCTGTTCCCCGAAGGGGACCGACTGCTGCTTCCCGGCATCACCGTGGAACAGGTCTGTCGCCATGTGGCCGGGAGCGGGCTCTTCCCCAATGCCGTGGGACGCGAGGAGGAGTGGGTTCTGGAGCGCCTTGAGCGGCATCGCACCCTCGGGCCCCCGGTGAGCGAGCCATTGAGCAACGGCCGCTGGGCGGTTGTGACCACCTACCGCAGCGGCCGCGGCGAAACCGTGGTCGTGATCACCGACATCACCGAGCGCAAGCGTGCGGCGGACGTGTTGACCACCCGGAACTCCGATTTGGAGGGCCTGGTGCGCGAGCGGACCAAGGTGCTGGTGGAAAAGGCCATGGAGCTGCGCGAGGCCAATACACGGCTCATGGAACTTGACGAGCTGAAATCCGCCTTCCTTTCCTCCGTCTCCCATGAATTGCGCACCCCGCTGACCTCGCTGCTGGGATTTTCCAAGATCATCCGCCGCGACTTCACCAGAATTTTCATGCCCTTGGCCGAGAGCGAGGAGGCCAGGCGGCTTGGCGAGCGCATTCAGAGCAACCTTGAAATCATGGGCAGCGAGGGCGAGCGGCTGACACGCCTGATCAACGACGTGCTCGACCTAAGCCGCATTGAGTCCGGCCGGGAAGACTGGCGCTTCACCGAAGTCGATATGACAGGGGCGGTCAACCGGGCGGTTGGCGCGGCCAGCGGATTGCTCACGCCCAAGTCCCAGGTGCGTCTGGTCCTCCGCCGCATGGAGCCGGTGCCGTCTGTCCACGCCGACGCGGACCGCGTCCATCAGGTGCTCATGAATCTGTTGAGCAACGCCATCAAGTTCACCGATTTCGGCGAGGTGGCCGTGGATCTTTATCTTGACGGGCAGGGCATGGTCAGGCTGCGGGTGGAGGATACGGGTCGGGGCATCAGGGGCAGGGAGCTTGAGCAGATATTCGACAAGTTCCATCAAGCCCACAAGGGCGACACGCTGATCGAGAAACCCTCCGGCACCGGGCTCGGGCTGGCCATCTCCCGCCAGATCGTCGAGCACTACCAGGGCAGGATCTGGGCGGAATCCCAGCTGGGCCGCGGTACGGTCATGAATGTGTCCCTGCCTCCGGCCGCTTCCGGGGACCGACCGCTGGTGCTGGTGGTGGACGACGATCCGGCCACCCGGGACTACCTTTCCATGCTGCTCAAGCGGGAGGGCTACGGCGTTCATGCCGCCTGTGACGGCGAACAGGCGTTGGCGCAGGCCGCCCGGCGCAAGCCCGCCCTGATCACCATCGACATCCTTATGCCCGGCATGGGCGGCCGGGAGGCCATCCGCGCCCTGCGCGGCGATGGCCGCCTTGCCGACATCCCGATCCTCGTGGTTTCGGTGGCGGAGGCCTGCCACAGTGCCGGGGGCGACGCCGCGTTGATCAAGCCGGTTAACGCGGATGCCTTCATCGGCGCTGTCCACGCTCTCATCGGCGACAGCGCCCCGCCGCGTCCCGTCCTGGCCCTTGGCGGCGTGACCGAGCCGGGGAGGTGCCGGCTGCCCGGCCTGTGCGGCCAGAGCGTCACCCGCTGCTCGGAGGAAGAGATGTGGACCATTCTGGGCGACGGCTTCGAAGGCACGGTGGTGGTGCCTGAAGCCATGGCCTGCTCCCTTGATCTGCCCCGCTTGTGTTCAAGAGCCTCTGTCCAGGTGCTGCTGCTTCCCGATGCCCCGGCCGCAGCCCTGGCCGATGCGCCTTTGGCCGGGTAA
- a CDS encoding response regulator transcription factor: protein MAKKILIVDDEVHIKMLLEQTLEELEDEYDVELFTASDGEEGLAFIRSEHPDLVFLDIMMPKLNGYEVCRVVMEDQSLQGVKIILLTAKGQEVDRKQGLELGARMYMTKPFDPDEILKVSKDMLGL, encoded by the coding sequence ATGGCCAAGAAGATTCTCATTGTCGATGACGAGGTGCACATCAAGATGCTTCTTGAGCAGACGCTCGAAGAGCTGGAGGACGAGTATGACGTGGAGCTGTTCACGGCCTCGGACGGCGAGGAAGGGCTTGCCTTTATCCGCAGCGAGCACCCGGACCTCGTCTTTCTCGACATCATGATGCCCAAGTTGAACGGCTATGAGGTCTGTCGCGTCGTCATGGAGGATCAGAGCCTGCAGGGCGTCAAGATCATCCTGCTCACGGCCAAGGGGCAGGAGGTGGATCGTAAGCAGGGGCTTGAGCTGGGAGCCAGAATGTACATGACCAAACCCTTTGACCCAGATGAGATTCTCAAAGTTTCCAAGGACATGCTTGGACTGTAG
- a CDS encoding ATP-binding protein — MRSLSIFKKTGILAVALFGVVALLTSALAAYMLHDRMVAEYVSKGTAIAQSIAGASQEILLNRDSATVQAMIDQYLEIEGVAYVFVRDGDRTVVSHTFVPEMPPRLATLAEPEDGVRVTQVTVESLGRVIDVGVPVLAGVAGHVHVGMSKELIKRYFWATVVRMQALLFATLLACVGILFVVTRRISRPLQQLTEYADRLASRDFSADIELTSRDEVGHLGRTMRSMARELARLFSDMESEVEKATGELREHMVYLSAIIDNLADGLLVISPAGAVSVVNPAMREFFGLGDKDYSGFAAADVFPVEVADLARAIRSCEGVIQSAEIPLPQGRTGMAVGSSILVADPVARCLGGVVLVRDITREKALDQLKTDFISTVSHELRTPMTSILGFARLIGKKLDTAVLPALDENPEASRMAAQVADNVEIIVTEARRLTDLINDVLDIAKMEAGEIVWHDRAVFMGEVMHQAADATRGLWSAKGIEVVIHAEADLPPVRGDHARLVQVLVNLISNAVKFASRGPVTCRAHLDRAQVLVSVADHGPGIPESSMGEIFDKFKQVGDTLTEKPAGTGLGLPICRQIVERHGGRIWVESEMGEGSVFFFSIPALVPRTDTQDMDAACRAVLPEPDSAMLVRLSEDRNLPPLILVVDDDPILGAYFTELFEGNGFRVMVAADGEQAVVMARDHLPGLITMDLMMPGMDGRTAIRCLRHNPFTRHIPVLVLSALSESATPGCDVALTKPVDDGRLVEVVRALLLRKDVRHSCLVLGGLEDVTVEGLTVVCPDDTTFCPPQQIWSHVERGFRGLVLIPAELAEKIDIDLLARAPGVTVIIMPARSGWEKTI, encoded by the coding sequence ATGAGGAGTCTCTCCATCTTCAAGAAGACAGGCATCCTGGCCGTGGCGCTTTTCGGCGTCGTCGCCCTGCTCACCTCCGCCCTGGCCGCCTATATGCTCCATGACCGGATGGTGGCCGAGTACGTGAGCAAGGGCACGGCCATCGCGCAGTCCATCGCGGGAGCCAGCCAGGAGATCCTGCTTAATCGCGATTCGGCCACGGTGCAGGCCATGATCGATCAGTATCTGGAGATCGAGGGGGTGGCCTACGTCTTTGTGCGCGACGGTGACCGGACGGTTGTTTCGCACACTTTTGTGCCCGAGATGCCGCCCAGGCTGGCCACTCTGGCCGAGCCGGAAGACGGTGTGCGCGTGACCCAGGTGACGGTGGAGTCCCTTGGCCGGGTCATCGACGTGGGTGTGCCGGTCCTGGCCGGGGTGGCCGGACATGTGCATGTGGGCATGAGCAAGGAACTGATAAAGCGCTACTTCTGGGCCACGGTGGTCAGGATGCAGGCGCTGCTCTTCGCCACCCTGCTGGCCTGTGTGGGGATATTGTTCGTGGTCACCAGGCGCATATCGCGGCCGTTGCAACAATTGACCGAGTATGCGGACCGGCTGGCCTCGCGGGATTTCTCGGCCGACATCGAGCTGACCTCTCGCGACGAGGTGGGGCATCTGGGAAGGACCATGCGCTCCATGGCCCGCGAGCTGGCCCGGCTCTTCTCGGACATGGAGTCCGAGGTGGAAAAGGCCACGGGTGAACTGCGCGAGCACATGGTCTATCTGTCGGCCATCATCGACAACCTGGCCGACGGTCTGCTGGTGATCAGCCCTGCCGGGGCGGTGTCTGTGGTCAATCCGGCCATGCGCGAGTTCTTCGGCCTGGGCGACAAGGACTATTCGGGATTTGCTGCGGCCGACGTGTTTCCCGTGGAGGTTGCGGATCTGGCCCGGGCCATCCGCAGCTGCGAGGGGGTCATCCAGTCGGCGGAGATTCCATTGCCTCAGGGCCGTACCGGCATGGCCGTGGGCTCGTCCATCCTGGTGGCCGATCCCGTGGCCCGTTGCCTGGGCGGCGTTGTCCTCGTGCGCGACATCACCCGCGAAAAGGCCCTTGACCAGCTCAAGACTGATTTCATCTCCACCGTGTCCCACGAACTGCGCACCCCCATGACCTCCATCCTCGGCTTTGCCCGGCTCATCGGCAAGAAGCTCGATACGGCGGTGCTTCCCGCCCTGGACGAAAATCCGGAGGCATCCCGGATGGCTGCCCAGGTGGCGGACAATGTGGAAATCATCGTCACCGAGGCCAGGCGTCTGACGGATCTGATCAACGACGTGCTCGACATCGCCAAGATGGAGGCCGGGGAGATCGTCTGGCACGACAGGGCGGTGTTCATGGGCGAGGTCATGCACCAGGCCGCAGACGCCACCAGGGGGTTGTGGAGTGCCAAGGGCATCGAGGTGGTCATCCATGCCGAGGCAGACCTGCCTCCGGTACGCGGCGATCATGCCCGGCTGGTCCAGGTGCTGGTCAACCTCATTTCCAACGCGGTCAAGTTCGCCTCGCGAGGGCCTGTGACCTGTCGGGCGCATCTGGACCGCGCCCAGGTGCTCGTGTCCGTGGCCGACCACGGCCCTGGCATCCCGGAGTCGTCCATGGGCGAAATATTCGACAAGTTCAAGCAGGTGGGCGACACCCTGACCGAGAAGCCTGCGGGCACGGGCCTGGGGCTGCCCATATGCCGCCAGATCGTGGAGCGCCACGGCGGCCGCATCTGGGTCGAGAGCGAAATGGGGGAGGGCAGCGTCTTTTTCTTTTCCATCCCGGCCCTGGTGCCCCGGACTGACACCCAGGACATGGACGCTGCCTGTCGGGCCGTGCTGCCCGAGCCCGACTCGGCCATGCTGGTGCGCCTTTCCGAAGATCGAAATCTGCCTCCGCTCATCCTGGTGGTGGATGACGATCCCATCCTCGGGGCCTATTTCACCGAACTTTTTGAAGGCAACGGGTTCCGGGTCATGGTCGCTGCTGACGGCGAGCAGGCCGTGGTCATGGCCCGCGATCATCTGCCCGGCCTGATAACCATGGACCTGATGATGCCGGGCATGGACGGGCGAACGGCCATCCGGTGCCTTCGCCACAACCCGTTCACGCGGCATATTCCGGTTCTGGTTCTCTCGGCCTTAAGCGAGAGCGCCACGCCGGGCTGCGACGTGGCCCTGACCAAGCCCGTGGACGACGGGCGGCTGGTGGAGGTGGTGCGCGCCCTGCTGCTCAGAAAGGATGTGCGCCATTCCTGCCTTGTGCTCGGCGGCCTGGAGGATGTCACGGTGGAGGGGTTGACCGTCGTTTGCCCGGACGACACGACTTTCTGCCCGCCGCAACAGATATGGAGTCATGTGGAGCGCGGGTTCCGGGGGCTTGTTCTCATTCCCGCGGAACTGGCCGAGAAGATCGACATCGATCTGCTTGCGCGGGCACCGGGAGTGACGGTGATCATCATGCCCGCACGGTCCGGGTGGGAAAAAACGATATAA